Below is a window of Enterococcus gilvus ATCC BAA-350 DNA.
ATTGGTTCGTGTATCCTGTGGGATTGAGAATGTAAAGGATATTCTTGCTGACTTGCGCCAAGCTTTTGACAAATTGGAGGGGTAATGTATGCCGATTCGTTTGAAGCCAGATTTTCCAGCAACGTCTGTTTTAGAATCTGAAGATATTTTTGCGATCGATAATTCTCGAGCGGAGCATCAAGACATTCGTCCACTGAAATTAGTGATCTTGAATTTGATGCCGAATAAAATCGATACCGAAATCCATCTGCTGCGATTGATTAGTCAGAGCCCTTTACAGATCGATGTGGACTTTTTAAAGGTAGCAAGCCATGAGCATAAAAATACAAGTAAAAATCATTTAGATAAGTTTTATCTGGAGTTTTCACAGGTGAGAGAGTCTTGCTATGATGGGTTGATCATCACGGGCGCTCCGATTGAACAAATGAGGTTTGAAGAAGTGGATTACTGGTCGGAGCTGGTAGAAATTATGGCATGGAGCCAGACTTCTGTAACGTCGGTCGTGCATATTTGCTGGGGAGCACAAGCCGGTTTGTATTATCACTTCGGAGTGGAAAAGGTTCCCTTTGAGGAGAAGTTGTTTGGAATCTTTAAACAGGACATTGAACACCACTTTCGTTTATTTAGAGGCTTTGATGACCGTTTTTGGATGCCGCAATCTCGTTATACGGGAATCAATGAAGAGCAAGTTCGTCAGAAAAAAATCAAGGTAATCGCCAAAGATGAGAACGAACGATCAGCGATCTTGATCTCTGAAGATGAGCATGACATTTTCCTAATGGGGCATTTCGAGTACGCAACGGATACCTTGGAAAAGGAATACTTACGGGATCATGAACGTGGATTGGACACGGCCAAGCCTGCAAATTATTATGAGAACGGGAAAATCTACAATTATTGGCGGGCTCACGCACAGTTGTTTTATCACAACTGGCTAAATGACGTCTATCAAATAACTCCGTATCGTCTAGAGCGGATTCGTGAATTACAAGAAGAAAGAAAGCTGAGATCGTAATGAAGTGCTCCCTGTCAAGTAGACAGCCAAAAAACAAAAATTATACTATTCAGGAATCGAGTGACTCGATTCCTGTTTTTATGCGGCTTGCCTTCTGAATTCGTTTGGTGAAAGCTCATTTAACGCTTCAGAGTAGCGATAATTATTGTAGTACCGCATATAACTACTGACAGATTTCTTTAGTTCATCAAAGCTTTGATAGCTTTCTTGATAGAATTTTTCTTCTTTAAATGTTCCCCAAAAATGTTCGATCGGTTGATTGTCCAGGCAGCGACCGACTCGAGACATACTTTTGGTGAATTTATAGTTTACTTGGAGTGCTTTGTAATCATAAGAGGTGTATTGAAACCCGCGATCACTATGAAGCAGCGGTCTGACGCCAGGATTCTTACGCATGGCTTTTTTTACAGTATCCATGACAAGTGGATTATTATTGGAATGACCGAGCTTCCAAGAAACGATCGAGTGATCATAAAGATCGATGATCGCACTCAAATAAGCCTTTCGGCCATTGCCGTATCTCAATTCAGTAATATCCGTACACCATTTTTGATTGGGCTTTTCAGCGATAAATTTGCGGTTTAACCTGTTTTCTGCAACGTTAGCTTCCGTTGCTTTTACATAGGTCGGACGCTTTTTCTTGATCACTGCTTTAATCCCAAGTACTTTCATTAGGCGGTAATAACGTTTCTTAGAATAGTTTTTCTTGAATGTTCGATTCAGTTGAATACGAATTTGCCGATACCCGATAGCGCCTTTTTTACTGTCATATTTCTTCTGGATCTCTTTTGCCAGTTTTCTGTTTTCAAGTTCTTTTTTTGAGGGTTTCCACTTCAACCATTTATAGTAAGAAGAGCGTGCGATCCCAGCCAATTGACAGAGATTCGTGATTGAATAGTGCTTCTCTTCATGCAGTTCTGAAATCGTTTGATAGAGTTCCACGTTTCTTACGAACGTGAGGACCGGTTTCGCCGTTGAATCTCTTGTAACTTTTTTGCGAAGTCGTTCTCCATTTCTAAATGCTTGTTTCGTGCTTCCAGTTCTTTTACTCTTAATTTCAACCGCTCTTCTTCGGTTAAGAACTCGCTTGATTTGTTTCGTCCACGATTGTCTTTTAGTGCTTCTTCTCCGTGTTGCTGGTATTTCTTTACCCAAGAGTACACTTGTTGGTAAGAGACATCATATTTTTCGATCGCCTGTGCGTAGTTCAGTTCATTAGCGATTGTATATTGAGCGATCTCGATAAGCTCTTGATAGGTGGTTTTACGTCCTTTTTTCATGGTTTTGGGTACACTGCCTTTACTTGTTGATTTTAGTGTTTCCCCATTAGTATAGCGTGAAACCCATCTTCTTAACACAGAGGTCGAAGAAATTTGAAAAAACGTCGTTGCTCGATAGAGAGACATTTCTTCATTTATGACAGCCAAAACAGCCTCCTGCTTTTGTCCACTATCGTACTGATTCCACGTTGTTGCTTCTTTTAGTCCCTCGATTCCGTCATCATTATATTTACGAATCCAATTGTTTATCGTCGTCCAAGAAAGGGAATGCTTCTTAGCGACACTGTTCACACTACGACGTTTATCCATCACTTCTGAAATAATTTGAAATTTTTCTTCTGGAGAATAAATACTTCTCTTTGACATACAAAAACTCCCTATAAAGTAGACTTGGATTTTTGTTTTTTCCTTGTCTACTTTATAGGGAGCGTATCATAAAGATCTCAGCTTTCTTCTTCCATAAAGTAATAACTATGGTCTTCTAAATCTAAGGCACTCATGATCATAGCAGCAGTCTCTTCAATAGAGAGTGTTGCAACATTGATGATTTCACAGCCCAATTTGTGATAAAGCTCATTGGCAAATTTGAGTTCCGCTTGGATTTTTTCACGATCGGAGTAAGCTGTTTCAGGGTTCAATCCATAGGCACGCATGCGTTCTTTACGGATACCGATCAGCACTTCTGGATCATTTGTCAATCCGACTATTTTTTTCGGATCAATTTCAAAGAGTTGTTTTGGAATATGCGCTTGCGGTATCAACGGCAAGTTGGCGACCTTTAAGTTTTTATTTGCTAAATATAAACTTAATGGCGTTTTTGAAGTTCTGGATACGCCAAGCAGCACAACATCTGCTTCTAAAAATCCGCGGGGGTCTTTTCCGTCGTCATATTTGACTGCAAATTCCATCGCTTTGATCCGTTTGAAGTAATTTTCATTTAAATGGTGCAAGGCACCTCGTTCGCCCGTCGGTTCAAGATGTGCTCGTCGGCCGATCTCACTGACGACAGGATTCAACAGGTCCATTGTAAACAGGTCTTTGTCTTCACAAAATTCCTTTGCGATTTTTGCTAATTTTGGATCGATCAATGTATAAATGATCATACCGTTTTCGGCTTTTGCATCATTTAAAGCTTTCATCAATAATTCTTCCGTGTGAACAAAGGTACGACGGAAGAGACAAAATTCTACGGTAGGGTATTGTGCCATCGAGGCTTGGGCAAGCTTAGATGCAGTCTCCCCAGCAGAATCGGAGATGATGAAAATAGTGACTAACTCATTTTGTTTTTCGCTATTCATAAAAATAATCTCCCTTGCAATCAAGAATAATTTATTATACCATATTGTTTATTCGGAATCATTACACTTTGAAACGAGGGATACCATGACACAGACGACTTTATTAGAAAAGGCCTTGTCGAAGGTAAAAGAAAATGGCTTTAAATACACAAAAAAACGTGAAACATTACTCGATTATTTAATCAAATCCAATCGCTATGTTGCTGCTCGTGAAGTCTATGATTATTTGAACGATCAATTTCCAGGATTGAGCTATGATACCGTCTATCGTAATTTGAGAGAATTTTGTGAAATCGGCCTGATCGAGGATACTGAATTACAGGGTGAAATGAAGTTCCGATTCAGTTGCAGTGAAAATTTTGAGCACCATCATCATTTTATATGTACTGTTTGCGGAATGACGAAAGAGATCCACATGTGCCCAATGAACTTTTTTAAAGAACAACTGGATGGCTGTGAAATTGAAGGACATCGCTTTGAGCTATACGGCCGATGTGAAAAATGCCAAAAAGTTAATGAATAAATTAAGAATTAAAATTCTTCAGTGCCTTGACTCAAAATAGCCCATTGGATATAATAACTTATGGACGGTCTTGTTGTTTGGAAGTACATTTCAATAACAAAAACGGTTACATTTCAAGCCCGGAGGGAGGGAATTTATATGTCAAAAACAGTGGTTCGTAAAAATGAATCTCTTGACGATGCTCTTCGTCGCTTCAAACGTTCCGTTTCAAAAGCAGGGACTCTACAAGAATCTCGCAAACGTGAATTTTATGAAAAACCAAGCGTGAAACGTAAGAAAAAATCAGAAGCAGCTAGAAAACGTAAGAAATTCTAGTCTGTGAACGGAGTGATTCTATTGTCACTACTTACTACCTTGAATGAAGACATGAAGCAAGCGATGCGAGCAAAAGACAAAGAGACTTTGCAAGTGATCCGGATGCTTAAAGCTTCGATTCAAAATGAGCAGATCAAAAAAGGTCAGGATTTGAACGACGAAGAAGAACTGACAGTTTTATCTCGTGAGATGAAACAGCGTCGAGACTCTTTAGCCGAGTTTGAAAAAGCTGATCGCACCGATTTGGCCGATAAAGTCAAAAAGGAAATCGTAATTGTTGAAAACTATTTGCCGGCTCAGCTTTCTGAAGAGGAGATCCGTGCAATCGTTACAGAAGCAGTTGCAAAAACAGGAGCGACTTCACCAAAGGAATTTGGTAAAGTGATGGGCGCAGTGATGCCGAAAGTCAAAGGTAAAGCCGATGGCAATCAAGTCAATGCAATCGTTAAAGAGCTTCTAAATAAGTAAGCAATAATGAAAGCCGAGAGAAGAATCTCTCGGCTTTTTTTGTCAGTCCAACTTTTCGCAGTCTAACAAAGTATGAGGTCAAAAAAAGTTGATAAAATTCAAACAGTGAGCAAGCTGTTTAGTTGGATGATATGCGTACGAAAATAAAATCTTTTTTCCTGCCCTTGGAAAAATGAATTCATATGGAATGAGCTAGCTCTCGTTATGCTTCTATAGTTTGCATAACTTGAGCAACATGAATGGATATTGGTAGGTGTAGAAAAAGGCATGTAAAGGGAGAAATCTTGGTTAGGCTCTTGAAAAATGGAAGTCATCTATTATAATAGGGGAACTCTAATCAAGAAAGAAATTTGGTCAATCCCTCTCATTATTCGTAAGTGACGGGATTTAGCTGGAAAATGACTCATTTTTTTAGTAAGCTCACTTGTTTATTAGGTTGTTTTTAACTAAAGTTTAGACAATTTTTCTTTTATTTAGAGTGTGGTATTATAAGAAGGAATGATTTACGAAGGGATGAGCGCTTGTTGAATAGCAACGATTTTGAGTCGTTAGAAATAAAGCTTGATGGGAAAGATGACATCAGTATGCTTTTAGGTACCCATGATAAGCACATAAAATTTTTAGAAGACAATACAGAAACGACGATCAATACTCGCGGTGAAATGATCCAGATTATTGGACCAAAGGATGAAACCAAGCTGGTGGGTGATGTGATCCGTACATTGCAATTGCTGATTGATCGCGGCATCAAGGTGGCTACGCCTGACGTCATGACCGCATTGCGTCTCGCACGCGAAGATCACTTGGATGAATTTATTATGATGTATGAAGAAGAATTGCTGAAGGATCGTAATGGGAAGCCTATTCGCCCTAAAAATATTGGGCAGAGCCGCTATATTGCAGCCGTACGAAAATCAGATGTAGTATTTGGTGTTGGCCCAGCCGGAACTGGGAAAACGTATCTGGCGATCGTGATGGCTATTGCTGCGTTGAAAAAGGGAGAAGTCCAACGCATTATTTTGACGCGTCCAGCAGTAGAAGCAGGAGAAAGTCTGGGCTTCTTGCCAGGCGATTTAAAGGAAAAGGTAGACCCGTATTTGCGTCCGATGTACGATGCGCTGCATCAAATTTTTGGTGTAGAGCATACCAACCGTCTATTAGAGCGGGGCGTCATCGAGATTGCGCCTTTGGCTTATATGCGTGGACGTACGTTAGATGATGCGTTCGTTATTCTAGATGAGGCGCAAAATACGACGATCTCACAAATGAAGATGTTTTTGACGCGCCTTGGGTTTAATTCTAAGATGATCGTCAATGGAGATACTTCTCAGGTGGACCTTCCGAGAGGCCAAGTCAGTGGTCTGATCCATGCGGAAAGAACGTTAAAGGGAATCAAAAAAATTCGCTTCGTAAACTTTGAAACGGGGGATGTTGTAAGACACCCGGTTGTTGCAGAGATCATTGAAGCCTATGAACAAGAGAACCTACGACACCAAGAAAAGTAGTCAGGAGGGAATTGAATGTTAAATCAACCAATCAATAACTTGCTGAAAAAGTTAGGTTCAAAATTTATACCGATCATTTTAGTGATCTTTTCAACGATATTGGTCTTGACGATGCTTACTAGCGTGCTTCAAAAGAGCGTGGACTACAAAGAAGGTCAAGTTGCTACGGAGAGTATTCGGGCCAACAAAACGATTGAAAACAAAGCGGAGACGGATCAGAAACGTCAGCTTGCTGCCGAGGCGGTAACGCCTGAATACACGTACCAATCGGATCTTGCTCAGACGCAGCATGACCGTATCAGCCAATTGATCGGGATTATTCAAAAGGCAAATAACGAGTTAGATAAAAATTATCAAACCAAAGTTTCTCAGGCAAAGGACGGCGAAAAGGTCCCTCAGCCTACTGTTGATGAACGTGTAGCGGCAGTGAAGAAAAATTTTGAAGGGTTAGACCCTGATACTGTATCCTTTTACCAAGAGCTTCCCGAAGACTTTTACCAAGCGGTCGTACAATTGGGTACGAGTGATTTGAACAAGGTCGGAACGGAAAGCTTGAAGTTGTTAGATGAACAAATGATGAAGCGGATTCGCCAGAGCGACCTTGCTGAATACAAACAGCAAGCGATCGATAAGATCCAAGCGTTAAATCTGACGGATGAAGCAAACCAAGCGATGCGCTATTTATTGGAAGAAGGCATCGTCATCAATGACTCTTTGAACCAGAAGCGAACAGACGAGCTCAAGGAACAAGCCAGTGAATCTGTTCAGCCAGTCATGATCTTTCAAGGGGAAGTAATCGTTCGTGAAGGCAGTCAAATCGACGCGAATGCTATTAACAAGTTGAAGCTGCTAGGCTTGACGAGTTCAAGCACCTCGGTTTTTCCATTGATCGCAATGATTTTAGCTGCTGTTTTACAAGGGGTGCTTCTATGGTTTTACAGTCGTCAATTTGAAGTGGAGTTTCAACGTGTACGCTTCATTTTATTCTATAGTGCGACAATGACTATTGGTGTCATTATTATGAAGATCTTGCAATCCTTCCAAGGGAGTACGTCGAATAATCTGGCGCTGTTTTTCCCAGCAGCCTTCATGCCGTTGATCTTGACCGTCTTTGTCAATCGACGGGCGGGCGCTTTGGCCGCAGTTTTTCAAACGGTTTTTGCGTTGTTTATTTATTACAAAGCCATCGGTACGAACATGCTTCCTGTCATTTTGATGACGTATCTCTTTTCTGGAACATTGGCTGTAATGGTGAAACAAAAACGGTTGTCTGACCAAGTAAAACAAGCGATGCTGTGGATCGTGGCCTTCCCGATTGTTTGGTCGATCATATTGAGTATTTACCAAGGGATGTCCTTTATGGACAGTCAGACATGGGGCCTGTTGCTGGGAGCATTCGCTGCTAGCATGCTGTCCTTTATCATGGGCATGGGGCTTCAACCGTATATAGAAATTCTAGTGACAGACAGTGGTGTGATCACGCTGAATGAGTTAAGCAACCCGAACCATCCGTTGCTGAAGCAATTGTTGGAGGAGGCGCCGGGGACGTACCATCACTCAATGATGGTCGCCAATCTTAGTGCCAATGCGGTAGCAGAGATCGGCGGACGTTCACTGCTGACACGAGTGGCTTGTTATTATCACGATATCGGTAAGATTCGTCATGCGAATTTCTTCGTTGAAAATCTTCCGACGGGGGCTGAAAATCCCCACAACTTCCTGTTGCCGGAAGACAGTAAGCAAATCATCTTCGGTCATGTGATCGAAGGCGCGAAAATTTTAAAAAAATACAAAATGCCGCAAATGGTCATTGATATTTGTTACCAGCATCACGGAACGACGTTGATGAAATTCTTCTACTTTAAAGCAAAAGAGCGGAATCCTGAAACAACCGAAGCGGAATTTCGTTATCCAGGACCGAAGCCTCAAACGCGTGAAGCGGGTGTGGTAAACATTGCCGACAGTTGTGAAGCAGCAGTCAGAGCAATGGACCATCCTTCGATTGATAAGATTACGGATTTTGTCCATAATTTAATCGAAGAACGGATCAGCGACGGACAACTGGATGATTCTGGGTTGACGTTGAAAGAGATTCGAATCGTTGAGAAATCATTGATCAGCGGATTGAGCTCCACGTTCCATTCACGGATCAAGTATCCAAGAATGCAATCAGAAGCTGAAAAGATGAAAGAAGAGCAAGAGAAAAAAGGGGCAGAGTAATGGATATTACTTTTATTGATGAAACAGAGCAGGTCTCTGAAGAAAAAATACAAGAAATCGATGGTGTACTGCAATTTGCGGCAGATTATTTAAAACTACCGGAAGATACAGAAATGTCTGTGACGTTTATGGACAACGCGGCGATCCAAGTCATCAATCGCGACTATCGCGGCAAAGATGCACCGACCGATGTCATTAGTTTTGCACTGGAAGAAGAAGGGGAAAACGAGGTTCCGATCATCATGGATGAAGAAAATCCGATGCCGCGGAACCTGGGCGACATCATGATCTCTACAGAACGTGCGCGAGAACAAGCAGAAGATTACGGGCACAGTTTTGATCGTGAATTAGGATTTTTAGCCGTACACGGTTTTTTACATATCAATGGGTACGACCATATGACTCCTGAGGATGAAAAAGAGATGTTTGGTCTACAGAAAGAGATATTAGATGCCTATGGACTTAAAAGATAAACCCGAAAAAAACAAACATTTTGTTACCTCTTTGGAATTTGCGATTCAGGGGATCAAAACCGTCTTCCAAGAAGAACGCAATATGCGGGCCCATGTCGTTTTTGGGCTGATGGCGATTCTCGTAGCTTTTTTATTAGGAGTCTCCGTGTTGGAGTGGCTCTGGATATTTTTGGCGGTCTTCTTAGTTTGGATCGTTGAGATCATCAACACGGTATTTGAGAATGTGGTGGATATGGTGACCGATTGCCACTTCCATCCAATCGGAAAAAAGATCAAGGACATGGCCGCAGGCGCAGTGTTGGTGACGTCACTATTTGCGATCATCGTTGGTGTGATCATCTTTTTACCAAAAATCATTGAGCTTTTCTTTAAGTAAACTGTACTTAAGGTTCAGAAAGGAACATTTACATGTCAGAACATAAATCAGGCTTTGTGGCAATCGTTGGCCGTCCGAATGTGGGCAAATCAACATTGCTGAATCGCATCGTCGGGCAAAAAATCGCCATTATGAGTGATAAAGCGCAAACGACAAGAAATAAGATCCAAGGGGTATACACGATACCTGAAGCACAAATCGTATTCATCGATACACCCGGCATCCATAAGCCTAAGCATCGTTTAGGAGATTACATGGTGGAGATGGCTTACAGTGCACTAAGAGAAGTGGATGCGATCATGTTTATGGTCAGTGCTGAACAAAAGCGCGGCCGTGGGGACGACTTTATTTTGGAGCGCTTGAGCAAACAACAAGTGCCTGTTTACTTAGTGATCAATAAGATCGATACGATCCATCCAGATGAATTGTTAGCGATCATTGATGATTATCGTACGATCATGGAATTCAAAGAGATCATTCCAATCTCCGCAACGGAAGGAAACAATGTGGAGCATCTGCTAGAGGTCTTGGTAGATCAAATGGATGAAGGACCACAATACTTCCCTGATGATCAAATCACTGACCATCCAGAATACTTCATTGTATCCGAACTGATCCGTGAAAAGGTCTTGAGTTTGACACGAGACGAGGTACCGCATTCTGTCGCGGTCGTTACAGAGTCGATGAAACGTGACGAGAACGATAAGGTTCATATTCAAGCGACGATCATCGTGGAACGGACGAGTCAAAAAGGGATCGTTATCGGAAAAGGCGGCAAAATGTTGAAAAACATCGGGACGCAAGCCCGCAAAGATATTGAAACACTCTTGGCTGATAAAGTGTATTTAGAGTTATGGGTCAAAGTTCAAAAAGATTGGCGCGATAAACAAACGTATCTGCAAGATTACGGGTATCGCAAAGACGATTATTAATGGATCGAAGCTTCACGAATTTTTCGTGGAGCTTTTCTCATGAAATTGGAGGGACATCTATGGCACAAATCGGCGAGACGAAGGGGATCATCCTATTCAGTCGTGATTACAAGGAAAAGGACAAGCTGATCAAGATTTTTACTGAATCTGCTGGGAAGGTGATGTTCTTTGCCAAAGGCATTCATCGGGCGAATAATCCGTTGCAGACGGCTGTTCAACCCTTCACCGAGGCTGTCTTTATCGGGAATTTGAAAACAGACGGACTGTCCTTTCTCAACAGTGCAAAGGAGATCCATCCGTTGCGGAAGCTGCAGGAGGACATCTTTCTAAATGCCTATGGGTCCTATATTTTAGGGCTAGCGGATGCGGCGATCGAAGACCATGTCTATGATCCAGCGCTTTATGGCTTTACAAGAGAAGCGTTGCAGCGAATGAATGATGGTGAAGACGGCGAGACGATCATGAACATCTATGAAATACAGATCATGCAGCGTTTTGGAGTCTCATTGAACTGGCAGGCTTGCGGAGTCTGCGGCAAAAAAACGGGCGCGTTTGATTTTTCATCGAAGTATAACGGGATCTTGTGTCAGGAGCATTGGGATCTAGATCCTCATCGCTACCATGCAGATCCGAGAGCAATTTATTTTCTTCGGATGTTCAATAGTATCACCTACGAAACGATCAATACGATCAGTCTAAAACCGGAAACAAAAAAAGCGATCCGGCAAACGCTGGATCAATTGTATGAAGAATATATCGGATTGCATTTAAAAAGTAAAAAATTCATTGATCAAATGAGTGAATGGCAAGATGTTTTAAAGCCAAAAGAGGAAGAATAAGCTGCTGTACCAAATCGGTGCGGCAGCTTATTTTTTTGTCTTCAATCGTTTGCAAATAGCAAACCAAGAAAGGCTGCCAAAGAAGGATAGGAAACAATAGAGAAAAAGCATTTCTCCCGTTAAGTGATTCTGATAGAGGATAGCCGAGGCGAATGTCCCAGTGATCAAAAAGTAAAAGAAGTAAACGAGTAACCTTGCTCTATTCGTCCAATCCGTCTTTTTCTCAATGAGATAGGAAAAGGGTAAGAAAAAAAGAACGACGGCAATCGAAAAGGCACGTTTCGCTGACCAGCCGTGTAGAAATAAGTCGCGGAACGAGTCAAATAGAAGTGCTGCAACAAATACCCCTAGAATTAATAAAAGGTTTTGGTCTGTTCTTTGTTTTACATGTCGCTGTGGCATTAGACATTCTCCTGTCTAGTTCTTTTGGATGACAGAGTAGCTGTGAGCAGCCAAGATAAGCTGCCGATAAAAAGTGCCAGGATCGCAAGTAAGAAGACCGACGTGTGATCAACGAGACTTTTCTCAAAAATACTTTGAAGGATCAATGTAATGAAGGAAAGGAGAAAGCAAATAAGGAATTGTCCAGTTTTCTTTTTCGTAAAGTTTGAAGCGAGAAGGCCAATAGAGTAGAACCAAATCAAACTAAAAATATAGCTGAGATTGGAAAGGAGAGGCGCACCTCTGAAAAAATTTACGATTCCTTGCACGGCAGACAACGTAACGATCAGTAGCAGGATAGACAACTTCGGATTCTCTGCAATAAATAACTCAAATCTATGATGTACTCTTTTCAATGATGCAAACATAATGATCCCTCCTAACGTATTGCTAAAAGTATAGCAGAAATACTGGGCCTTTCGGATAGAAATTCTGAGAATCGGCTATTGAAAAAAGAATTCTTTTTTTGTGTGATTTTCCTAAAAGTAGAAAGCTTCACAGGTTTCCATTGCAATTTTATGATAAAGTGATTAATATGGTTAGAAAAAACTAATCTAAATCCAATCAAATCAAGGAGTGATAGTGTGGAAGAATTATGGGAAGTCCTGAGATCAGAAGAACAAATCGAATTAGAGTTAAGAAAGTTG
It encodes the following:
- a CDS encoding IS3 family transposase; the protein is MKSKRTGSTKQAFRNGERLRKKVTRDSTAKPVLTFVRNVELYQTISELHEEKHYSITNLCQLAGIARSSYYKWLKWKPSKKELENRKLAKEIQKKYDSKKGAIGYRQIRIQLNRTFKKNYSKKRYYRLMKVLGIKAVIKKKRPTYVKATEANVAENRLNRKFIAEKPNQKWCTDITELRYGNGRKAYLSAIIDLYDHSIVSWKLGHSNNNPLVMDTVKKAMRKNPGVRPLLHSDRGFQYTSYDYKALQVNYKFTKSMSRVGRCLDNQPIEHFWGTFKEEKFYQESYQSFDELKKSVSSYMRYYNNYRYSEALNELSPNEFRRQAA
- a CDS encoding HD family phosphohydrolase; amino-acid sequence: MLNQPINNLLKKLGSKFIPIILVIFSTILVLTMLTSVLQKSVDYKEGQVATESIRANKTIENKAETDQKRQLAAEAVTPEYTYQSDLAQTQHDRISQLIGIIQKANNELDKNYQTKVSQAKDGEKVPQPTVDERVAAVKKNFEGLDPDTVSFYQELPEDFYQAVVQLGTSDLNKVGTESLKLLDEQMMKRIRQSDLAEYKQQAIDKIQALNLTDEANQAMRYLLEEGIVINDSLNQKRTDELKEQASESVQPVMIFQGEVIVREGSQIDANAINKLKLLGLTSSSTSVFPLIAMILAAVLQGVLLWFYSRQFEVEFQRVRFILFYSATMTIGVIIMKILQSFQGSTSNNLALFFPAAFMPLILTVFVNRRAGALAAVFQTVFALFIYYKAIGTNMLPVILMTYLFSGTLAVMVKQKRLSDQVKQAMLWIVAFPIVWSIILSIYQGMSFMDSQTWGLLLGAFAASMLSFIMGMGLQPYIEILVTDSGVITLNELSNPNHPLLKQLLEEAPGTYHHSMMVANLSANAVAEIGGRSLLTRVACYYHDIGKIRHANFFVENLPTGAENPHNFLLPEDSKQIIFGHVIEGAKILKKYKMPQMVIDICYQHHGTTLMKFFYFKAKERNPETTEAEFRYPGPKPQTREAGVVNIADSCEAAVRAMDHPSIDKITDFVHNLIEERISDGQLDDSGLTLKEIRIVEKSLISGLSSTFHSRIKYPRMQSEAEKMKEEQEKKGAE
- the ybeY gene encoding rRNA maturation RNase YbeY, whose product is MDITFIDETEQVSEEKIQEIDGVLQFAADYLKLPEDTEMSVTFMDNAAIQVINRDYRGKDAPTDVISFALEEEGENEVPIIMDEENPMPRNLGDIMISTERAREQAEDYGHSFDRELGFLAVHGFLHINGYDHMTPEDEKEMFGLQKEILDAYGLKR
- a CDS encoding GatB/YqeY domain-containing protein; this encodes MSLLTTLNEDMKQAMRAKDKETLQVIRMLKASIQNEQIKKGQDLNDEEELTVLSREMKQRRDSLAEFEKADRTDLADKVKKEIVIVENYLPAQLSEEEIRAIVTEAVAKTGATSPKEFGKVMGAVMPKVKGKADGNQVNAIVKELLNK
- the rpsU gene encoding 30S ribosomal protein S21, coding for MSKTVVRKNESLDDALRRFKRSVSKAGTLQESRKREFYEKPSVKRKKKSEAARKRKKF
- a CDS encoding helix-turn-helix domain-containing protein yields the protein MSKRSIYSPEEKFQIISEVMDKRRSVNSVAKKHSLSWTTINNWIRKYNDDGIEGLKEATTWNQYDSGQKQEAVLAVINEEMSLYRATTFFQISSTSVLRRWVSRYTNGETLKSTSKGSVPKTMKKGRKTTYQELIEIAQYTIANELNYAQAIEKYDVSYQQVYSWVKKYQQHGEEALKDNRGRNKSSEFLTEEERLKLRVKELEARNKHLEMENDFAKKLQEIQRRNRSSRS
- a CDS encoding homoserine O-succinyltransferase, coding for MPIRLKPDFPATSVLESEDIFAIDNSRAEHQDIRPLKLVILNLMPNKIDTEIHLLRLISQSPLQIDVDFLKVASHEHKNTSKNHLDKFYLEFSQVRESCYDGLIITGAPIEQMRFEEVDYWSELVEIMAWSQTSVTSVVHICWGAQAGLYYHFGVEKVPFEEKLFGIFKQDIEHHFRLFRGFDDRFWMPQSRYTGINEEQVRQKKIKVIAKDENERSAILISEDEHDIFLMGHFEYATDTLEKEYLRDHERGLDTAKPANYYENGKIYNYWRAHAQLFYHNWLNDVYQITPYRLERIRELQEERKLRS
- a CDS encoding PhoH family protein, which produces MLLGTHDKHIKFLEDNTETTINTRGEMIQIIGPKDETKLVGDVIRTLQLLIDRGIKVATPDVMTALRLAREDHLDEFIMMYEEELLKDRNGKPIRPKNIGQSRYIAAVRKSDVVFGVGPAGTGKTYLAIVMAIAALKKGEVQRIILTRPAVEAGESLGFLPGDLKEKVDPYLRPMYDALHQIFGVEHTNRLLERGVIEIAPLAYMRGRTLDDAFVILDEAQNTTISQMKMFLTRLGFNSKMIVNGDTSQVDLPRGQVSGLIHAERTLKGIKKIRFVNFETGDVVRHPVVAEIIEAYEQENLRHQEK
- a CDS encoding diacylglycerol kinase family protein, which produces MPMDLKDKPEKNKHFVTSLEFAIQGIKTVFQEERNMRAHVVFGLMAILVAFLLGVSVLEWLWIFLAVFLVWIVEIINTVFENVVDMVTDCHFHPIGKKIKDMAAGAVLVTSLFAIIVGVIIFLPKIIELFFK
- a CDS encoding Fur family transcriptional regulator — its product is MTQTTLLEKALSKVKENGFKYTKKRETLLDYLIKSNRYVAAREVYDYLNDQFPGLSYDTVYRNLREFCEIGLIEDTELQGEMKFRFSCSENFEHHHHFICTVCGMTKEIHMCPMNFFKEQLDGCEIEGHRFELYGRCEKCQKVNE
- a CDS encoding pyruvate, water dikinase regulatory protein; this encodes MNSEKQNELVTIFIISDSAGETASKLAQASMAQYPTVEFCLFRRTFVHTEELLMKALNDAKAENGMIIYTLIDPKLAKIAKEFCEDKDLFTMDLLNPVVSEIGRRAHLEPTGERGALHHLNENYFKRIKAMEFAVKYDDGKDPRGFLEADVVLLGVSRTSKTPLSLYLANKNLKVANLPLIPQAHIPKQLFEIDPKKIVGLTNDPEVLIGIRKERMRAYGLNPETAYSDREKIQAELKFANELYHKLGCEIINVATLSIEETAAMIMSALDLEDHSYYFMEEES